In a genomic window of Vicinamibacteria bacterium:
- a CDS encoding ROK family protein, whose product MAPIEHMYVGLDVGGTFLKGARIDGAGRVEARIHEPIAHDSADKLLEQMAKAVERLGGGAPLRAVGVGLPGIVDHATSRVRGVPNLPALSQLEGMPLGEELTKRMGRPAFLENDANAAGLAEAWLGAGRDAESVLFVTLGTGVGGAVILRGRLWTGHSGYSGEIGHMQLDPGGVPCGCGSRGCLETIAGRRGWARRAEEKLRSSTSTLAGKALEPAAIVEAARAGDAVALEVVEETARALGQALGGALNLLNVERVVVGGGVAAAGPFLLDRVVEQTRGRCWPKVFADCSFRLADLAGDAGVVGAARVAMVGLNGLGL is encoded by the coding sequence GTGGCCCCGATCGAACACATGTATGTCGGGCTGGACGTGGGGGGAACGTTCCTCAAGGGGGCCCGGATCGATGGGGCGGGCCGGGTGGAGGCACGGATCCACGAGCCCATCGCCCACGACTCCGCGGACAAGCTACTCGAGCAGATGGCGAAGGCAGTGGAGCGGCTGGGAGGGGGGGCCCCCCTGCGCGCGGTGGGGGTGGGCCTGCCCGGGATCGTTGACCATGCCACCTCGCGGGTGCGGGGGGTTCCCAACCTTCCCGCCCTCTCCCAGCTCGAGGGGATGCCGCTCGGAGAGGAGTTGACGAAGCGGATGGGTCGGCCGGCCTTTCTCGAGAACGACGCCAACGCCGCCGGCCTGGCCGAGGCCTGGTTGGGGGCGGGGCGGGACGCGGAGAGCGTGCTCTTCGTGACCCTGGGCACGGGGGTGGGGGGAGCGGTGATCCTCCGGGGCCGCCTCTGGACCGGCCACAGCGGCTACTCGGGCGAGATCGGCCACATGCAGCTCGATCCCGGGGGGGTCCCCTGCGGCTGCGGCTCGCGGGGGTGCCTCGAGACCATCGCCGGCCGCCGGGGCTGGGCCCGCCGGGCGGAGGAGAAGCTGCGCTCCTCGACCTCCACCCTGGCCGGGAAGGCCCTGGAGCCCGCCGCCATCGTGGAAGCCGCGCGGGCGGGGGACGCCGTCGCCCTCGAGGTCGTGGAGGAGACGGCCCGGGCCCTCGGCCAAGCCCTGGGCGGCGCCCTCAACCTCCTCAACGTAGAGCGCGTGGTCGTGGGGGGCGGGGTCGCGGCCGCGGGGCCCTTCCTGCTCGACCGGGTCGTGGAGCAGACCCGCGGGCGCTGCTGGCCCAAGGTCTTCGCAGACTGCTCCTTCCGGCTCGCGGACCTGGCCGGCGACGCGGGGGTGGTGGGGGCGGCCCGCGTGGCCATGGTCGGCCTGAACGGGCTGGGACTCTAG